In Halobacteriovorax marinus SJ, the following proteins share a genomic window:
- the mutL gene encoding DNA mismatch repair endonuclease MutL, whose product MSLEEKQHKINLLPEHLIDQIKAGEVIERPASLVKELLENSLDANSTNIKISIIENGLELISIEDNGDGILFEDLPYAFCRHATSKIERFEDIYNLYSFGFRGEALASMAAISRITCSSTPIDNPEQGGKIVIHGAKEMSHTPLASRKQGTSIFIKDLFFNTPARLKFIKSKTSEKNAIKRVINAFILTNPKVQFSVKWDDKDKNIFKPVEDTRLADRIREIILPKNSPNKELYEFEGEYEGHSVRGFASAHTSKGNAGKSQYLFVNGRLFTDRQIHQSILRTMEKVWPFGETGHYCVMLNVPPTQVDVNVHPNKTQVKFFKANIVFSLVSASIKKFIEENFKEEVAPQNELFNRDQAKEQSVQMFSQSPFSTYSEQSNHPVSYGPSSRVLPTLSNTESATFLSRLNERYLLLTDENSKKFMIDSFALFIQYWIDNWKENYPYDEAKTTPLLISEPFQLHQGIDKLANFLKTLGLELDKLDESTYALRTIPNCFDSFNIREVLSDILTIFQQSSLNPDNFEKVLNETIKDFNPSQFFLSDYAINYILQRYTLAQALNSKAIVNLDNEALEKLFK is encoded by the coding sequence ATGAGTTTAGAAGAAAAACAGCATAAGATAAATCTCTTACCAGAGCATTTAATAGATCAAATCAAGGCCGGTGAAGTAATTGAAAGACCGGCCTCTCTTGTTAAAGAACTCCTAGAAAACTCTCTCGATGCAAACTCTACGAATATTAAAATTTCAATAATTGAAAATGGACTAGAGCTTATTTCCATCGAAGATAATGGAGACGGAATTCTATTTGAAGACCTCCCCTACGCATTTTGTAGACACGCAACTTCAAAGATTGAAAGATTTGAAGATATATACAACCTCTATAGCTTTGGCTTTAGAGGTGAGGCCCTTGCTTCCATGGCCGCAATCTCTAGGATTACATGCTCATCTACACCTATAGATAATCCAGAACAGGGTGGAAAGATTGTCATTCATGGCGCCAAGGAAATGTCCCATACACCTCTAGCCTCTCGCAAGCAGGGAACATCTATTTTTATAAAAGACTTATTCTTTAATACTCCCGCTAGATTGAAATTTATCAAATCAAAAACTAGTGAGAAGAACGCGATAAAGAGAGTGATCAATGCTTTCATTCTTACCAATCCTAAAGTTCAATTCTCTGTGAAATGGGATGATAAAGATAAGAATATTTTTAAACCTGTTGAAGACACTCGACTAGCTGATCGTATAAGAGAAATCATTCTTCCAAAGAATTCTCCTAATAAGGAGCTCTACGAATTTGAAGGGGAATACGAAGGACATAGTGTAAGAGGTTTTGCTTCTGCTCATACGAGCAAAGGAAATGCTGGAAAGTCCCAGTATCTTTTTGTAAATGGCAGACTCTTCACAGATAGACAAATCCATCAATCCATTCTTCGAACGATGGAAAAAGTTTGGCCATTTGGAGAAACTGGTCACTACTGCGTGATGCTCAATGTTCCCCCTACTCAAGTCGATGTGAATGTTCATCCTAATAAGACGCAAGTTAAATTTTTCAAAGCAAATATTGTATTCTCTCTAGTTTCAGCCAGTATAAAGAAGTTTATAGAAGAGAATTTCAAAGAAGAAGTCGCTCCACAAAATGAACTCTTTAATAGAGACCAAGCAAAAGAGCAAAGTGTTCAAATGTTCTCTCAAAGTCCATTTAGTACTTATAGCGAACAAAGTAATCATCCAGTTTCATATGGGCCAAGTTCTCGTGTACTACCCACATTATCTAACACAGAGAGCGCGACTTTCTTGAGTAGATTAAATGAGCGATACCTACTTCTAACGGATGAAAACTCTAAGAAGTTCATGATCGATTCTTTTGCTCTCTTTATTCAATACTGGATAGATAATTGGAAAGAGAACTACCCTTATGATGAAGCTAAGACAACTCCTCTTTTAATTAGTGAGCCCTTCCAACTACACCAGGGAATAGATAAGCTTGCCAACTTTTTAAAAACGTTAGGACTAGAACTAGATAAGCTTGATGAATCTACCTACGCTCTAAGAACAATCCCTAACTGCTTTGACTCATTCAATATTAGAGAAGTTCTAAGTGATATTCTCACTATATTTCAACAAAGTTCGTTGAATCCAGATAATTTTGAAAAAGTACTTAACGAAACTATAAAAGATTTTAATCCCTCTCAATTCTTTTTAAGTGACTATGCGATTAATTATATATTACAACGATATACATTAGCACAGGCCCTTAACTCAAAGGCCATTGTTAACTTAGACAATGAAGCTTTGGAAAAGCTATTTAAATGA
- the miaA gene encoding tRNA (adenosine(37)-N6)-dimethylallyltransferase MiaA, producing MSTKKNKIIIISGPTASGKTSTSMLLSHALKQEGLDSAIVNFDSLLFYKELSIGTAKPSKEELETFEHHLVDIVSASSPLNASDFLSRADSTLSKLVSENKIPIFVGGSAFYIRAFVKGMYDSNPISEDLRDKIDKEYKERGIHFIREILEKRDPASFNQLHENDHYRNIRAYEHLMATGEPISQQKQKSDENNPYDFTINRLKDFDIIHIYLDLPKEEHWKIILKRTEEMVANGLVAEVKNLLASGFDGSEKPLGSIGYKETIQFINGEFDSEQDYIERIAISTRQLAKSQRTFFKKVTPKATFHPIDDKNKIVNHTLSAIKEE from the coding sequence ATGAGTACAAAGAAAAATAAAATCATTATCATTTCAGGACCTACTGCCTCAGGAAAGACCTCTACAAGTATGTTGCTCTCCCATGCCCTCAAGCAAGAAGGACTAGACTCAGCAATTGTTAACTTTGACTCACTTCTCTTTTATAAAGAACTCAGTATTGGAACTGCCAAACCATCTAAAGAAGAACTCGAAACTTTTGAGCATCATTTAGTGGATATAGTCAGTGCAAGTAGCCCGCTAAATGCATCCGACTTCCTCTCTCGCGCCGATAGTACACTTTCAAAGCTAGTAAGTGAGAATAAAATCCCTATTTTTGTTGGAGGCTCCGCTTTTTACATTCGTGCATTCGTAAAGGGAATGTATGACTCTAACCCTATCTCTGAGGATCTCAGAGATAAAATAGATAAAGAATATAAAGAGAGAGGAATTCATTTCATTAGAGAAATCTTAGAAAAGAGAGACCCTGCTTCTTTTAATCAGCTTCACGAAAATGACCACTACAGAAATATTAGGGCCTATGAGCACCTTATGGCGACTGGTGAGCCCATTAGCCAACAGAAACAAAAGAGTGATGAGAATAATCCTTATGATTTTACTATAAATCGACTAAAAGACTTTGATATCATCCACATATATCTAGATCTTCCTAAGGAAGAGCATTGGAAGATTATTCTAAAGAGAACCGAAGAGATGGTCGCCAATGGACTTGTAGCAGAAGTTAAAAACCTTCTGGCATCTGGCTTTGACGGAAGTGAAAAGCCTCTTGGCTCAATTGGCTACAAAGAGACAATACAATTTATTAATGGAGAATTTGACTCCGAACAAGACTATATTGAGCGCATTGCCATATCCACAAGACAGCTAGCTAAGTCTCAACGAACCTTCTTTAAAAAGGTCACCCCCAAAGCAACTTTTCACCCCATCGATGACAAGAATAAAATAGTCAACCACACCCTTTCAGCGATAAAAGAAGAGTAG
- a CDS encoding pyruvate, water dikinase regulatory protein, translating into MASLPRKLKIIIISDGTGETATAISRAIMTQFPDREVYFTRFKNVRTTEQVDAIFTEAAIHHDLIIYTIVTSELRDYIGDVARNRHVRALDLIGHALTAFSNYFEQEPKSEPGLLHAVNDDYFKRVAAMEFTLNHDDGRNLETLSLADVVLIGISRTGKTPLSVYLSQHGVKVVNVPLIKGTEIPESLFQIDQRKIFALTINPDALLEIRRKRLTTLGASNHTGDYAEQSKVIEELEWANDLFSENKRWPIFNVTDKAIEETASEILRLLNMRKNNIFKQSKRNEERED; encoded by the coding sequence ATGGCATCTCTTCCAAGAAAGTTAAAAATAATTATTATCTCCGATGGAACGGGAGAGACCGCAACAGCGATCTCCAGAGCGATTATGACTCAATTTCCAGATCGAGAAGTTTACTTTACTCGTTTTAAAAATGTTAGAACGACAGAGCAAGTAGACGCAATTTTTACAGAAGCAGCAATTCATCACGATTTAATTATCTATACCATTGTAACAAGTGAGCTTAGAGATTATATTGGCGATGTAGCTAGAAATCGTCACGTTAGAGCACTAGATCTTATCGGGCATGCCTTGACTGCTTTTTCCAATTACTTTGAACAAGAGCCTAAATCAGAACCAGGTCTACTTCATGCAGTTAATGATGACTACTTTAAGAGAGTGGCCGCCATGGAATTCACTCTTAATCATGACGACGGAAGAAATTTAGAAACTTTAAGCCTTGCTGATGTTGTTCTTATTGGAATTTCGAGAACCGGTAAAACTCCCCTCTCAGTCTATTTAAGTCAACACGGAGTCAAAGTTGTTAATGTTCCTCTCATAAAAGGAACGGAAATTCCTGAATCTCTTTTTCAAATTGATCAGAGAAAAATATTCGCATTAACAATTAATCCCGATGCCTTATTGGAAATTAGAAGAAAGAGATTAACAACACTTGGAGCTTCTAATCATACTGGTGACTACGCCGAACAAAGTAAAGTCATTGAAGAGCTTGAATGGGCGAATGACCTCTTTAGTGAAAATAAGAGATGGCCTATTTTTAATGTCACAGATAAAGCAATTGAAGAGACAGCTTCAGAAATTCTTAGACTTCTCAACATGAGAAAGAATAATATTTTCAAACAAAGCAAGAGAAACGAAGAGCGTGAAGACTAA
- a CDS encoding magnesium transporter, producing MSIFKNFYDIQIHFSNALGTKIVNEDGVKLGKLCDFFVDYEEVYPLVLAVQFKRSGQSFYISWNDIIEYSHKKIIVKNNSFHGRSRTYPKATTNKVITPILANQFIGDTVEYPPLGKIVLDRQIVDTAGKKVVRVNDIQMIKAGSNLRVTHAAIGLRSMMRRLGYEPAIDKIVGMVRPKSKYLSSETLINWKYVHAIPNKSIQSSVKLNLSNEDIKELHPADLADILEDLDSHGREIIFNNLDAKTAAETLSEVDDELQATLLKNEDPERAADIIEEMDTDDAADILNEIGGQRAEDIISRIEDDEILEEIQELLVYQENTAGGLMSTEYLYVNKNDTKVDILEKIQEEHEDLETVYAIYVVDSDHKLIGHCSLRQLITQKENIQVGEIMNTKDIKTLKPDAHWKEVASFMSKYNLIYTPVIDESNELLGMISIDDLLPWLLNER from the coding sequence ATGAGTATATTTAAGAATTTCTATGACATTCAGATTCACTTCTCTAATGCTCTTGGAACAAAGATTGTAAATGAGGATGGAGTTAAGCTTGGAAAGCTTTGTGACTTCTTTGTAGATTATGAAGAGGTCTACCCTCTTGTCCTAGCGGTTCAATTTAAAAGATCAGGTCAATCATTTTATATTTCATGGAATGATATTATTGAATACTCACATAAGAAAATCATTGTTAAGAATAATAGCTTTCACGGAAGAAGTAGAACTTATCCAAAAGCAACTACTAATAAAGTCATTACACCAATTCTCGCCAATCAATTCATAGGAGATACTGTAGAGTATCCCCCATTAGGTAAAATTGTATTGGATAGACAAATTGTCGATACAGCTGGAAAGAAAGTTGTAAGAGTAAATGATATTCAAATGATTAAAGCTGGAAGTAATTTAAGAGTCACTCATGCAGCAATAGGACTGCGTTCAATGATGAGAAGACTTGGCTATGAGCCAGCAATCGATAAAATTGTAGGAATGGTTAGACCTAAGTCTAAATATCTCTCAAGCGAGACTCTCATCAATTGGAAGTATGTACACGCTATTCCAAACAAGAGTATTCAGTCTTCTGTAAAATTAAATTTATCTAATGAAGATATAAAAGAGCTCCACCCTGCTGATTTAGCTGATATCTTAGAAGATCTAGATAGCCATGGTAGAGAAATTATTTTCAACAATCTCGATGCTAAGACAGCTGCTGAAACTTTATCTGAAGTTGATGATGAACTCCAGGCAACACTCTTAAAAAATGAAGACCCTGAAAGAGCTGCTGATATCATTGAAGAAATGGATACAGATGACGCTGCCGATATTTTAAATGAGATCGGTGGACAGAGGGCCGAAGATATTATTTCAAGAATTGAAGATGATGAAATTCTTGAAGAAATTCAAGAGCTACTCGTTTATCAAGAAAATACCGCTGGTGGCCTTATGTCCACGGAGTATCTCTACGTAAATAAGAACGATACTAAGGTAGATATTTTAGAGAAAATTCAAGAAGAACATGAAGACCTTGAGACTGTTTACGCTATTTATGTTGTAGACTCTGACCATAAACTTATTGGCCACTGCTCTCTTAGGCAACTCATCACTCAGAAAGAAAATATTCAAGTTGGTGAGATCATGAATACAAAAGATATAAAAACACTCAAGCCTGACGCTCACTGGAAAGAAGTGGCCAGCTTTATGAGTAAGTATAATTTAATCTACACTCCTGTTATCGATGAATCGAATGAACTTCTTGGAATGATTTCGATTGATGACTTACTACCTTGGTTATTAAATGAGCGATAA
- a CDS encoding Nramp family divalent metal transporter, which yields MSDKVEKKGSPSFYTKLLILLSIVGPGIITANIDNDAGGIATYSLVGAKTGFKLLWTLMPITVALIMVQEMSARMGIASGKGLADLIREKFGLKVTFYSLFLLIFADLGNTMAEFAGIASAGEIFGISKYISVPLCSLFVWLLITKGNYKTVERIFIAGCAVYLSYIVSGFIIGPDWGEVAKATFIPDFDVLTSENMPLIVGLVGTSITPWMQFYIQSAVVEKGISTKHLWHSKLDVIVGCLFMVMVTIFIIICCAVTIHSAGVQINTAADAARALEPLAGKYSSILFGIGLFNASIFSAALLPLATSYYVCEGMGWESGVDKTFKEAPNFFTIFTLLILIAAAMILIPGIDLFNILIWTQVINGVLIPIILLFIINLCNDPDVMGEYTNSTAYNFISYGIVLLMLIINGALIYYEAVQRFF from the coding sequence ATGAGCGATAAAGTCGAAAAGAAAGGTTCTCCTTCATTTTATACAAAGCTATTAATATTACTCAGTATAGTTGGACCAGGTATTATCACCGCTAATATTGATAATGATGCTGGTGGTATTGCAACCTACTCTCTCGTTGGTGCTAAGACGGGATTTAAACTTCTTTGGACCTTAATGCCTATTACTGTCGCTCTCATAATGGTGCAAGAGATGTCTGCTCGAATGGGAATTGCCTCTGGAAAGGGTCTCGCCGATCTCATTAGAGAAAAGTTCGGACTCAAGGTTACCTTTTATTCTTTATTCCTTTTAATTTTTGCAGATCTTGGTAATACCATGGCCGAATTTGCTGGGATCGCTTCTGCTGGAGAGATTTTTGGAATATCCAAATATATCTCTGTTCCACTGTGTTCCCTCTTTGTATGGCTCTTAATTACAAAAGGAAATTACAAAACAGTTGAGAGAATTTTTATTGCTGGCTGTGCTGTCTATCTTTCATATATTGTCTCTGGATTTATTATTGGTCCAGACTGGGGAGAGGTCGCCAAAGCAACCTTCATTCCCGACTTTGATGTTCTTACATCAGAGAATATGCCGTTAATTGTCGGCCTTGTTGGAACTTCCATTACACCTTGGATGCAATTCTATATTCAATCAGCTGTAGTTGAAAAAGGAATTTCGACTAAGCACTTATGGCACTCAAAACTAGACGTTATTGTTGGTTGTTTATTTATGGTGATGGTTACTATATTTATCATCATTTGTTGTGCGGTAACAATTCATAGTGCAGGAGTTCAGATCAACACTGCCGCTGATGCGGCAAGGGCCTTAGAGCCTCTAGCTGGTAAATACTCCAGTATTCTCTTTGGTATTGGCCTCTTTAATGCTTCTATCTTTTCAGCAGCTCTTCTTCCCCTTGCAACTAGCTACTATGTCTGTGAAGGAATGGGATGGGAGTCAGGAGTAGATAAGACTTTCAAGGAAGCACCAAACTTTTTTACGATCTTTACTCTACTTATTCTCATTGCAGCAGCGATGATACTTATTCCAGGAATTGATTTATTCAATATACTCATTTGGACACAGGTTATAAATGGTGTACTTATTCCTATTATCTTACTATTTATTATCAACCTGTGTAATGACCCTGATGTAATGGGAGAATATACTAACTCCACAGCCTATAATTTTATAAGCTATGGAATCGTACTATTAATGTTAATTATTAATGGGGCCTTGATTTACTATGAGGCCGTTCAAAGGTTTTTCTAG
- a CDS encoding serine/threonine protein kinase codes for MDRERFGRYLILDHLIDGGMAKICRARFLGEQADKVVAIKMVQPQFSKDENFRIMFMDEIKTTFGLLHPNIVQTYDYGMHQDQLFVAMEYCDGRNLKEYLDKLKERKFVFPVEISVYIITQVCQGLHYAHTLTDKLTGKDLQIIHRDISPHNIMLTFDGAIKVIDFGIAKTETNSEATQAGTIKGKLSYLAPEYLEGHELDPRYDEFAVGITLWEMLCSRKLFKASNDLAVLKKIQECKIPAPSTINPNVPKELDEIVMKALHKDRNKRYENLDQLNRALIKFLFSTYPDFNSSDLGFFAKELFKEEIKKDREKLFEYGKIDLKPYLDDLKREQSGGGAAPAESSSGEAAPAAKAPAERKEQVLDFGFEEEEPATKTRTRARRGQTKSKVDIDEKFGHLNDGTQELSIGASKTRTTRRPMEGTKRISKPDLTKTKRTGTKTNVRKVKKKKKESGLLTKVASIAVLGAGLYFGYTNMGMVKELVGLEVHSDTAVHTQTQRVPSSDIESEAVSNVIRESAGEATITLKGFNKHKQHVFVDGKQTKVDFLNSFKVTTGKVHWIRIETSGREHFIKKISPADGDNENIEVTETNYQPYGYLRMSRNCARGSISFNMFGEPREESLPFRGKRGIPFPISTKKSESGEPTAHSIYFKMGKQNIERKIDFELTEDSFVDFCELIL; via the coding sequence GTGGATAGAGAAAGATTTGGACGTTATTTAATTTTAGATCACCTCATTGATGGAGGGATGGCAAAGATTTGTAGGGCGCGTTTCCTTGGGGAGCAGGCCGATAAAGTCGTTGCGATCAAGATGGTTCAGCCACAGTTTTCTAAAGATGAAAACTTTAGAATAATGTTTATGGACGAAATTAAAACTACTTTCGGATTATTGCATCCAAATATTGTCCAAACATATGACTATGGTATGCATCAAGATCAACTCTTTGTTGCAATGGAATATTGTGATGGTCGAAACCTTAAAGAGTATTTAGATAAGTTAAAAGAAAGAAAGTTTGTATTTCCTGTAGAAATTTCGGTTTATATCATTACTCAGGTTTGTCAGGGGCTTCACTATGCTCACACATTAACTGATAAACTTACAGGTAAAGATTTACAGATTATCCATAGAGATATTTCTCCCCATAACATAATGTTGACCTTTGATGGCGCCATTAAGGTAATTGACTTTGGTATTGCAAAGACTGAAACCAATTCAGAGGCAACTCAAGCGGGGACAATTAAAGGGAAGCTTTCTTATCTTGCACCAGAGTATCTTGAAGGTCATGAACTTGATCCAAGGTATGATGAATTTGCTGTGGGGATTACTCTATGGGAAATGCTATGCTCAAGAAAGTTATTTAAGGCATCTAATGATCTAGCTGTACTTAAGAAGATTCAGGAATGTAAAATACCTGCACCTTCTACTATCAATCCAAACGTTCCTAAAGAGTTGGATGAGATCGTTATGAAGGCCCTTCATAAAGATAGAAATAAGAGATATGAAAACTTAGATCAGCTAAATAGGGCACTTATTAAGTTCCTATTCTCAACTTATCCTGATTTTAACTCTTCAGATTTAGGTTTCTTTGCAAAAGAGCTTTTTAAAGAAGAGATAAAAAAAGATAGAGAGAAGTTATTTGAGTATGGAAAAATTGATCTAAAGCCATACTTAGATGATCTTAAAAGAGAGCAAAGTGGTGGTGGAGCAGCTCCTGCGGAGAGTAGTTCTGGAGAAGCGGCACCTGCAGCTAAGGCTCCGGCTGAGAGGAAAGAGCAAGTTCTTGACTTTGGTTTTGAAGAAGAAGAACCGGCTACAAAAACAAGAACAAGGGCAAGAAGAGGACAGACGAAGTCTAAGGTTGATATTGATGAAAAATTTGGACACCTGAATGATGGAACTCAGGAGCTTTCAATTGGTGCATCTAAAACACGTACTACCAGAAGACCTATGGAAGGTACGAAACGTATATCTAAGCCAGATCTTACTAAAACAAAGAGAACTGGAACAAAGACTAACGTTAGAAAGGTAAAGAAGAAAAAGAAAGAAAGTGGATTACTTACAAAGGTTGCATCTATTGCAGTTCTCGGAGCTGGTCTATACTTTGGATATACAAATATGGGAATGGTGAAAGAGCTTGTTGGATTAGAAGTTCATTCTGATACAGCAGTTCACACTCAAACACAAAGAGTTCCATCTTCTGATATTGAAAGTGAAGCAGTTTCAAATGTAATTAGAGAGAGTGCTGGAGAAGCAACGATTACTCTTAAAGGCTTTAATAAGCATAAGCAACATGTCTTTGTTGATGGTAAGCAGACGAAAGTAGATTTCTTGAACTCGTTTAAAGTTACTACAGGAAAGGTTCACTGGATTAGAATAGAGACTTCAGGTCGAGAGCATTTTATTAAGAAAATCTCTCCTGCTGATGGAGATAATGAGAACATTGAAGTTACAGAAACAAACTATCAGCCTTACGGATATTTAAGAATGTCTAGAAATTGTGCTCGCGGCAGTATTAGTTTTAATATGTTTGGTGAACCAAGAGAAGAATCTCTACCATTTAGAGGTAAGAGGGGAATTCCTTTTCCAATCAGTACTAAGAAGTCTGAAAGTGGAGAGCCAACAGCTCATAGTATTTACTTTAAGATGGGTAAACAAAATATCGAAAGAAAGATTGATTTTGAGCTAACAGAAGATTCATTTGTTGATTTCTGTGAGCTCATACTCTAG
- a CDS encoding alpha/beta fold hydrolase, translating to MLTKASEKFNFLQVNSYNLKSHSKGESLYVKEWKSTKKRVLHHFIILHDICDHHGRYEPLAQYLWEKFEEQIDITFIDLKGHGLSSGTRSYVKNFDEYIEDLHLILKDDESFETKKVLIGQGLGGLIALSYVQKYEQIAREHISSIVLSNPLLYLNIEVHELYESILKKINKYAGKVRFPYKIKGSDLSTDRVRIESYNSDPLINHYMSISLVEEIVKKSKQLLDYSYFLDMPLLMLLSKQDFLVNWSKSSLFMKGMPKSLASERVYPHSAHDLFNEKNRDKVFNDIYNWISDIHR from the coding sequence ATGTTAACAAAGGCTAGTGAGAAATTTAACTTTCTACAAGTTAACTCCTATAACTTAAAGTCTCACTCAAAGGGTGAGAGTCTCTATGTAAAAGAGTGGAAGAGTACTAAGAAGAGAGTTCTCCATCACTTCATTATTTTACATGATATTTGTGATCATCATGGAAGATATGAGCCGCTGGCCCAGTATCTATGGGAAAAATTCGAAGAACAGATTGATATAACTTTCATTGACCTCAAAGGGCATGGGTTAAGCTCTGGGACAAGATCCTATGTGAAGAACTTTGATGAGTATATTGAAGACTTACATTTAATTTTAAAAGATGATGAATCATTCGAAACAAAGAAAGTCTTAATAGGACAGGGGCTTGGTGGCTTGATTGCTCTATCCTACGTTCAAAAGTATGAGCAGATTGCCCGTGAACATATAAGTTCTATTGTTCTTAGTAATCCACTTCTTTATCTAAATATTGAAGTGCACGAGCTCTATGAGAGTATTTTAAAGAAAATTAATAAGTATGCTGGAAAAGTGAGGTTTCCTTATAAGATTAAGGGAAGTGACTTAAGTACAGATAGAGTTAGGATTGAAAGTTATAACTCTGACCCTCTAATTAATCACTATATGTCTATTTCACTAGTAGAAGAAATAGTAAAAAAGAGTAAGCAATTATTAGATTATTCTTACTTCTTAGATATGCCTCTATTGATGCTCCTTAGTAAACAAGACTTTCTTGTGAACTGGAGTAAGAGCTCACTCTTTATGAAAGGAATGCCTAAGAGTTTAGCAAGTGAGAGAGTTTATCCTCATTCTGCACACGATTTATTCAACGAAAAAAATAGAGACAAGGTCTTTAATGATATTTATAATTGGATAAGTGATATCCATAGGTAA
- a CDS encoding GYF domain-containing protein translates to MTSWYYVEGKDRVGPVDEAKLAELLKGGTLDSESYVWTKGFDNWKKFNEVSELEYLLSEDAPSEVVQSDFDWNGVSKSEKIFMIKIGIDRGSQEVEYGPYNLDELSQAFAEKRINEKTLIYVPGQMKEWIFLADVPIYEQLFNTMPPVIDEIDRRKNLRKPFVARMFFHDEEEFFEGVCRDISVGGLQILVSNFPGNVGDEVSMNVHPDNSDYCFTAKGEIVRLLDGGQGFSLRFMTLNDEAKSSIESYVNKG, encoded by the coding sequence ATGACGAGTTGGTATTATGTAGAAGGAAAGGACCGTGTTGGACCAGTTGATGAAGCTAAATTAGCAGAGCTTTTAAAGGGTGGAACGCTAGATTCTGAGAGCTATGTATGGACCAAGGGCTTTGATAATTGGAAGAAGTTTAACGAGGTCAGTGAACTTGAATATTTACTAAGTGAAGACGCTCCATCAGAAGTTGTTCAGAGTGACTTTGACTGGAATGGTGTTTCTAAGTCTGAAAAAATATTCATGATTAAAATTGGAATTGATAGAGGTTCGCAAGAGGTCGAATATGGGCCATATAATCTTGATGAATTATCACAGGCCTTTGCAGAGAAGAGAATTAATGAGAAGACATTAATCTATGTTCCTGGTCAAATGAAAGAGTGGATTTTCTTGGCCGACGTTCCTATCTATGAACAACTCTTTAATACAATGCCTCCTGTAATCGATGAAATAGACAGGAGAAAGAATCTAAGAAAACCTTTTGTTGCAAGAATGTTCTTTCATGATGAAGAAGAGTTCTTCGAAGGCGTTTGTCGCGATATTTCAGTAGGTGGTTTACAGATTCTTGTTTCAAACTTCCCTGGCAATGTTGGTGATGAAGTTTCGATGAATGTTCACCCTGATAATTCAGACTACTGTTTCACTGCCAAAGGTGAGATTGTAAGGTTACTAGACGGTGGTCAAGGATTCTCACTAAGATTTATGACTCTAAATGATGAAGCAAAGAGCTCAATAGAGAGTTATGTTAACAAAGGCTAG